The proteins below come from a single Candidatus Methylomirabilota bacterium genomic window:
- the pelG gene encoding exopolysaccharide Pel transporter PelG, with product MAGIGFRLKRLIVDGSYSGWLRAHLYGAVLSAGPWLLSICTLGTLALLSRNLIGDAAHARFQAIVVYTYTVSLITTGAAHMVVTRHLADELYRGRIGALVVSYRLTLGVTALAHLVLGTAFYALCPGLEPALRLFGVMLLVVVSCTWMVMIYLGAAQDYASVVAAFFAGNALSLLAALGLGRYVGGSGYLAGFLAGQAGILFVLCARVEREFTGVRVPESVHLLRAFGRYPELIAAGVFYNAAIAVDRVIFWVGPTGLPVVGWFHASLYDTPIFLCYLSVVPSLAIFLVSVETDFYDRYREYYGVATKHGTLRQVLDAKRALVACLRNSLRRLLIVQAPLTLLSMALAPWLIAAIGLDRLQLGILRCGLVGALLHVLCLFGSIVLLYFDRRRDAAEVAAVFFVANAALTLGTVAVGPRAYGLGYPLAALLACAWAYHRLEQTLEDLEYLTFAAQPMAPEASAIEASSASA from the coding sequence GGCGGTGTTGTCGGCGGGGCCGTGGCTCCTGTCCATCTGCACGCTCGGCACCCTCGCCCTGCTGTCGCGCAACCTGATCGGCGACGCGGCGCACGCCCGCTTCCAGGCGATCGTGGTCTATACCTATACCGTCTCGCTCATCACCACCGGGGCCGCCCACATGGTGGTGACGCGGCACCTCGCCGACGAGCTGTACCGCGGGCGCATCGGCGCGCTGGTGGTCTCCTATCGCCTCACGCTCGGGGTGACCGCGCTCGCGCACCTCGTCCTCGGGACCGCGTTCTACGCGCTGTGCCCGGGACTCGAGCCGGCGCTGCGCCTCTTCGGGGTCATGCTGCTGGTGGTGGTGTCGTGCACCTGGATGGTGATGATCTACCTGGGCGCGGCGCAGGACTACGCGAGCGTGGTCGCCGCATTCTTCGCGGGCAATGCGCTCAGCCTGCTCGCCGCGCTCGGCCTGGGCCGGTACGTCGGCGGGAGCGGCTATCTCGCGGGCTTCCTGGCCGGGCAGGCCGGCATCCTGTTCGTGCTGTGCGCGCGGGTCGAGCGCGAGTTCACCGGGGTGCGGGTCCCGGAGTCGGTGCACCTGCTACGGGCCTTCGGGCGCTACCCGGAGCTGATCGCGGCCGGCGTCTTCTACAACGCGGCGATCGCGGTGGATCGCGTGATCTTCTGGGTGGGGCCCACCGGCCTGCCGGTCGTGGGCTGGTTTCACGCCTCGCTGTACGACACCCCGATCTTCCTGTGCTACCTTTCGGTGGTGCCGTCGCTCGCCATCTTCCTCGTCAGCGTCGAGACCGACTTCTACGATCGTTATCGCGAGTACTACGGCGTCGCCACCAAGCACGGCACGCTCCGACAGGTCCTCGACGCCAAGCGCGCGCTCGTCGCCTGCCTGCGCAACAGCCTGCGCCGCCTGCTGATCGTCCAGGCGCCCCTCACGTTGCTCTCGATGGCGCTGGCGCCGTGGCTGATCGCCGCGATCGGCCTCGATCGTCTCCAGCTCGGCATCCTCCGCTGCGGGCTCGTGGGCGCGCTGCTCCACGTGCTGTGCCTCTTCGGGAGCATCGTGCTGCTCTACTTCGACCGTCGGCGCGACGCCGCCGAGGTCGCCGCGGTCTTCTTCGTGGCCAACGCCGCCCTCACCCTCGGCACGGTGGCGGTGGGCCCCCGCGCCTACGGGCTCGGCTACCCGCTCGCCGCGCTGCTCGCCTGCGCCTGGGCCTACCACCGCCTCGAGCAGACCCTGGAGGACCTCGAGTACCTGACCTTCGCGGCGCAGCCCATGGCCCCGGAGGCGTCCGCGATCGAAGCGAGCTCCGCCTCCGCCTGA
- a CDS encoding iron ABC transporter permease: MRGHRSTGETALVASLLVLLAVAIVYPLIQVLSVAVVADGAPTLRPLLAFFARPLSREALVNTLLAGLLAVVIGSVIAVPLAVLTVRYRFPGHGLISVLGVLPLVIPPFVGAVAFQQILGRRGAVNLFLLDRFSVTVPFMEGFAGVVLVQSLHYFPFILLNTAAALGGLDRSLEEAAQNLGASGLRLFRRVLLPLALPGYAAGALLTFIRVIDDLGTPLMLNYTRLLAPQAYVHVTTIGFSDVDGYVICVILVALSLAALWLSKAALARGEFAALGRGGETPPVVLGRRGALGAWLGALLLLGPALLPHVGIVLLSFSRVWSLSPLPTVYTLGNYEEILVRSPGFVVNTLRYAGLAALLDVALGAVIAWLLLRGRVRARHWLDTLSTVPLAIPGVVLAIGYLRAFGGLRVPGLGEPLTSTWLILVVVYAVRRLPYAVRGAYAALQQLSPALEEAAQSLGANRPRTFRRITLPLMTRGLLAGGLLAFITSAVDLSSTILLVPRVELGPLSYGIYLYMQSAAGRGPGAALGVVAIVLVAAGTWAASGLARRSRAWDARP, translated from the coding sequence ATGCGAGGACACCGCTCGACCGGCGAGACCGCGCTGGTCGCCTCGCTCCTGGTCCTCCTCGCGGTCGCCATCGTCTATCCGCTCATCCAGGTGCTGTCGGTCGCCGTCGTGGCCGACGGCGCGCCCACGCTCCGCCCGCTGCTGGCCTTCTTCGCGCGGCCCCTGTCTCGCGAGGCGCTGGTGAACACCCTGCTCGCCGGGCTGCTGGCGGTGGTGATCGGCAGCGTCATCGCGGTGCCGCTGGCCGTGCTCACCGTGCGCTACCGGTTCCCGGGGCACGGGCTGATCTCGGTGCTCGGGGTGCTGCCGCTCGTCATCCCGCCCTTCGTGGGGGCGGTGGCCTTTCAGCAGATCCTCGGCCGGCGCGGCGCGGTGAACCTCTTCCTGCTCGATCGCTTCAGCGTCACGGTGCCGTTCATGGAGGGCTTCGCCGGCGTGGTGCTCGTGCAGAGCCTCCACTACTTCCCGTTCATCCTGCTCAACACCGCGGCGGCGCTCGGCGGGCTCGATCGCTCGCTCGAGGAGGCGGCCCAGAACCTGGGGGCTTCCGGGCTCCGTCTCTTCCGCCGGGTGCTGCTGCCGCTCGCGCTGCCCGGATACGCGGCGGGGGCGCTGCTGACCTTCATCCGGGTGATCGACGATCTGGGCACGCCGCTGATGCTGAACTACACCCGGCTGCTGGCCCCGCAGGCCTACGTGCATGTGACCACCATCGGCTTCAGCGACGTGGATGGCTACGTGATCTGCGTGATCCTGGTCGCGCTGTCGCTGGCCGCCCTCTGGCTGTCGAAGGCTGCGCTGGCCCGCGGCGAGTTCGCCGCGCTGGGCCGGGGCGGGGAGACGCCGCCGGTCGTGCTGGGCCGGCGCGGCGCGCTCGGGGCCTGGCTGGGCGCGCTGCTCCTGCTCGGGCCGGCGCTCCTGCCCCACGTGGGCATCGTGCTGCTGTCGTTCTCGCGGGTGTGGAGCCTGAGCCCGCTGCCCACCGTGTACACGCTCGGCAACTACGAGGAGATCCTGGTCCGCTCGCCGGGGTTCGTCGTCAACACGCTGCGCTACGCGGGCCTGGCTGCGCTGCTCGACGTGGCGCTGGGCGCGGTCATCGCCTGGCTGCTGCTGCGGGGCCGGGTGCGCGCGCGGCACTGGCTCGACACGCTCTCGACGGTGCCGCTGGCCATCCCGGGCGTGGTGCTCGCGATCGGCTACCTGCGCGCCTTCGGCGGGCTCCGCGTGCCCGGCCTCGGCGAGCCGTTGACCTCGACGTGGCTGATCCTGGTGGTGGTGTACGCGGTGCGGCGGCTGCCCTACGCGGTGCGGGGCGCCTACGCGGCGCTCCAGCAGCTGTCGCCCGCGCTGGAGGAGGCGGCCCAGAGTCTCGGGGCCAACCGGCCGCGGACGTTCCGGCGCATCACCCTGCCGCTGATGACGCGCGGGCTCCTGGCCGGCGGACTGCTCGCCTTCATCACCTCGGCGGTGGACCTGTCGTCCACCATCCTCCTCGTGCCCCGCGTGGAGCTGGGGCCGCTGTCCTACGGGATCTACCTCTACATGCAGTCCGCGGCGGGCCGCGGGCCCGGGGCGGCGCTCGGCGTGGTCGCCATCGTGCTGGTGGCGGCGGGCACCTGGGCCGCGTCCGGCCTCGCGCGCCGCTCCCGCGCGTGGGACGCGCGCCCGTGA
- a CDS encoding MFS transporter translates to MSRPRAEWVLPASMLLGTFAWSFVYVSLPFHIQRMSSLDPAATLRWTGWILGISPLITVLTAPISGRLGEHIDPKRGFIAVQAFQGLGFLGMAAARTLPEMLVARMLLGLMGAVSTFAFIMVGRSGGDVRRQVSYIQSGMTLGQVLGPAAGALVAARVGFRLSFVLGAVMLWACSALVSWGVPPGRPRDPKAAPARPTSVRELATVSLVVLAGSTQIFFLTSILPQILPPLGVATESTLEVGGVLIFATGVAASLGAMAAPRLAELLGDRQAVRWFLLGSSLFLATLALAGNVWAFGALRFLQVLCIAPVFPLAVAAIAQRASGGAIGFVNSSRIGAAFIGPVLATTLLSSLPPAAVYLVLAALGLAVVPLVARLDRRPRFRDDPGGGVTA, encoded by the coding sequence GTGAGCCGCCCGCGCGCGGAATGGGTGCTCCCCGCCTCGATGCTGCTCGGCACCTTTGCGTGGTCGTTCGTGTACGTGAGCTTGCCCTTCCACATCCAGAGGATGTCGAGCCTCGACCCGGCCGCGACGCTCCGATGGACGGGGTGGATTCTCGGCATCAGCCCGCTGATCACCGTGCTCACCGCGCCGATCTCGGGCCGGCTGGGCGAGCACATCGATCCCAAGCGCGGCTTCATCGCGGTGCAGGCGTTCCAGGGGCTCGGCTTCCTCGGCATGGCGGCGGCGCGCACGCTGCCCGAGATGCTGGTCGCGCGCATGCTGCTGGGCCTGATGGGCGCGGTCTCGACCTTCGCGTTCATCATGGTGGGCCGCTCGGGTGGCGACGTGCGGCGCCAGGTCTCCTACATCCAATCCGGGATGACGCTGGGCCAGGTGCTCGGCCCGGCGGCGGGCGCGCTGGTGGCCGCGCGCGTCGGCTTCCGCCTCTCGTTCGTGCTGGGCGCGGTGATGCTCTGGGCGTGCTCGGCGCTCGTCTCCTGGGGCGTGCCGCCCGGCCGGCCCCGCGACCCCAAGGCCGCGCCGGCCCGCCCGACCTCGGTGCGCGAGCTGGCGACGGTGTCGCTGGTGGTCCTCGCCGGCTCGACGCAGATCTTCTTCCTCACCTCGATCCTGCCCCAGATCCTGCCGCCGCTCGGCGTGGCCACGGAGTCCACCCTGGAGGTCGGCGGCGTCCTGATCTTCGCCACCGGGGTCGCCGCCTCGCTCGGCGCGATGGCCGCGCCGCGGCTGGCCGAGCTGCTGGGCGACCGCCAGGCGGTGCGGTGGTTCCTGCTGGGCTCCTCCCTGTTCCTCGCGACGCTCGCCCTCGCGGGCAACGTGTGGGCCTTCGGCGCGCTGCGCTTCCTTCAGGTGCTGTGCATCGCCCCGGTGTTCCCGCTCGCGGTGGCCGCGATCGCGCAGCGCGCGTCCGGCGGGGCGATCGGGTTCGTGAACTCCTCGCGCATCGGCGCTGCCTTCATCGGCCCGGTGCTGGCCACCACGCTGCTATCGTCGCTGCCGCCCGCCGCGGTGTACCTGGTGCTGGCCGCCCTCGGGCTCGCGGTGGTCCCGCTGGTGGCGCGGCTGGATCGCCGGCCGCGCTTCAGGGATGATCCCGGAGGAGGCGTGACCGCGTGA
- a CDS encoding ABC transporter ATP-binding protein, which produces MTQSELIRLSEVRMEGVGKRYGDHWAVADVSISIRPGEFYTLLGPSGCGKTTLLRLLAGFITPDTGRIVVDDEPIDAVPPWKRNLGMVFQHYALWPHLSVFENVAFGLRERGVSGEALTGKVAAALGQVGLAGFEPRRPSQLSGGQQQRVALARTLVVQPRLLLLDEPLSNLDAGLRAQMRLELGRLHRDVGITTLHVTHDQAEALALSSRIAVLDHGRVVQEGKPEEIYWRPRNRFVAEFVGAANLVPVRVVEVRDLGVVVETAGGSRVPVASGGHPWAVGARGLLCLRPESLRLEESERAAGGIRGQVASHVFEGSRQLYDVAIPGGSVRVEMLTSASQGRGFKPGDDVKIEISPETSVLLPEPT; this is translated from the coding sequence GTGACCCAGTCCGAGCTGATCCGGCTGTCCGAGGTGCGCATGGAGGGCGTGGGCAAGCGCTACGGCGACCACTGGGCGGTCGCCGACGTGTCGATCTCGATCCGGCCCGGTGAGTTCTACACGCTGCTGGGGCCGTCCGGCTGCGGCAAGACCACGCTGCTGCGGCTGCTGGCCGGCTTCATCACGCCCGACACCGGCCGCATCGTGGTGGACGACGAGCCGATCGACGCGGTGCCGCCGTGGAAGCGCAACCTCGGCATGGTGTTCCAGCACTACGCGCTCTGGCCGCATCTCTCGGTGTTCGAGAACGTGGCCTTCGGCCTGCGCGAGCGTGGAGTGAGCGGCGAGGCGTTGACCGGCAAGGTGGCGGCCGCCCTCGGGCAGGTCGGGCTCGCGGGCTTCGAGCCGCGTCGGCCGTCGCAGCTCTCGGGCGGCCAGCAGCAGCGGGTGGCCCTGGCGCGCACCCTCGTGGTGCAGCCGCGGCTGCTGCTCCTCGACGAGCCGCTGTCGAACCTCGATGCGGGGCTGCGCGCCCAGATGCGGCTGGAGCTGGGGCGGCTGCATCGCGACGTCGGCATCACCACGCTCCACGTGACCCACGACCAGGCGGAGGCCCTCGCCCTGTCGAGCCGCATCGCGGTGCTGGACCACGGGCGGGTCGTGCAGGAGGGCAAGCCCGAGGAGATCTACTGGCGCCCCCGCAACCGCTTCGTGGCCGAGTTCGTGGGCGCGGCGAACCTCGTGCCGGTGCGCGTGGTCGAGGTGCGCGACCTCGGGGTGGTGGTCGAGACCGCGGGCGGCTCGCGGGTGCCGGTGGCCTCGGGCGGCCATCCCTGGGCGGTCGGCGCGCGCGGGCTCCTCTGCCTCCGTCCGGAGTCCCTGCGGCTCGAGGAGTCGGAGCGCGCGGCCGGCGGCATCCGCGGCCAGGTGGCGAGCCACGTCTTCGAGGGCTCGCGCCAGCTGTACGACGTGGCGATCCCCGGCGGCAGCGTGCGCGTGGAGATGCTGACCTCCGCGTCGCAGGGCCGCGGCTTCAAGCCCGGCGACGACGTGAAGATCGAGATCTCTCCCGAGACCTCGGTGCTCCTGCCCGAGCCGACCTGA
- a CDS encoding rhodanese-like domain-containing protein, which translates to MSAERTDIAPQDLKTRLDRKDPVVLLDVREDWETALCRLDNATHIPIEEIEFRTAELDPADEIVVYCHHGVRSAAVAGFLRQQGFKAVNLVGGLDQWAQAIDPKMKRY; encoded by the coding sequence ATGAGCGCCGAGCGAACCGACATCGCCCCTCAGGATTTGAAGACGCGCCTCGACCGCAAGGACCCGGTGGTGCTGCTGGACGTGCGCGAGGACTGGGAGACCGCGCTGTGCCGCCTGGACAACGCGACCCACATCCCGATCGAGGAGATCGAGTTCCGGACCGCCGAGCTGGACCCCGCGGACGAGATCGTCGTGTACTGCCATCACGGAGTCCGCAGCGCGGCGGTGGCCGGCTTCCTCCGGCAGCAGGGGTTCAAGGCGGTGAACCTGGTGGGCGGGCTCGATCAGTGGGCCCAGGCGATCGATCCGAAGATGAAGCGGTACTAG
- a CDS encoding enoyl-CoA hydratase-related protein, which yields MSVEPDFVTVAREGVLAWVTLDRPPLNLIVPEMVEGIRATFAALRRDAGVRAAVITGAGRATTGGMQLQVLRDFTPGPAKAFIASLHEAINEVHDAPFPTVCMINGACLGAGFELAMACDLRTAAGDAVMGLPEIRVGIPSVIEAALLPGVVGPGRAAEILLTGESVSARQAFEWGLVNRVAPRSELRAVTAELVGKILACAPSAVRLQKELIVRWRNTDLRTAVEYGVNAFGQSFATGEPREAMEAYLGKRKPRFAS from the coding sequence ATGTCGGTCGAGCCGGACTTCGTCACGGTCGCGCGCGAGGGCGTCCTGGCCTGGGTGACGCTGGACCGCCCGCCGTTGAACTTGATCGTGCCCGAGATGGTCGAGGGGATCCGCGCCACCTTCGCGGCGCTGCGCCGGGACGCCGGGGTGCGCGCCGCCGTGATCACCGGCGCGGGCCGCGCGACCACCGGGGGCATGCAGCTGCAGGTGCTCCGCGACTTCACCCCGGGCCCCGCCAAGGCCTTCATCGCCAGCCTGCACGAGGCGATCAACGAAGTGCACGACGCCCCGTTCCCGACCGTCTGCATGATCAACGGCGCCTGCCTCGGGGCCGGCTTCGAGCTGGCCATGGCCTGTGACCTGCGCACCGCGGCCGGCGACGCGGTGATGGGCCTGCCGGAGATCCGCGTCGGCATCCCGTCGGTGATCGAGGCCGCGCTCCTGCCCGGCGTGGTCGGGCCCGGGCGCGCCGCCGAGATCTTGTTGACCGGCGAGAGCGTCTCCGCGCGGCAGGCCTTCGAGTGGGGCCTGGTGAACCGGGTGGCGCCGCGGTCCGAGCTGCGGGCGGTGACCGCCGAGCTGGTCGGCAAGATCCTCGCGTGCGCGCCGAGCGCGGTGCGCCTGCAGAAGGAGCTGATCGTGCGGTGGCGCAACACGGACCTGCGCACCGCCGTCGAGTATGGCGTCAACGCCTTCGGCCAGTCCTTCGCCACCGGGGAGCCGCGCGAAGCGATGGAGGCCTATCTCGGCAAGCGCAAGCCCCGCTTCGCTTCGTGA
- a CDS encoding HAD family hydrolase, with product MIRLVTFDFWDTLVTDSPENLRAQRARRVEAIRRALHDAGAPVSEVDAEDIHERSGLTLAERFWSDNRDPSPAEQLRIVLDTREPGIAARLSPAAFAAALEAYISPVLAHPPDLSPGAARAVRDLAARGVILGIVSNTGRTPGLILRRVLERHGLLRYFGPISYSDEIGVRKPEAEIFRVTLAAAGMRPGQALHIGDNPDADVVGARGIGMRAAHYTAGFRLPSADADLIVADLEMLADEVFRVAPTWAAG from the coding sequence GTGATCCGCCTCGTCACCTTCGACTTCTGGGACACGCTGGTCACCGATTCGCCGGAGAACCTGCGCGCTCAGCGCGCGCGCCGCGTCGAGGCCATCCGGCGCGCGCTGCACGACGCGGGGGCGCCGGTCAGCGAGGTCGACGCCGAGGACATCCACGAGCGCTCGGGCCTCACGCTGGCCGAGCGCTTCTGGAGCGACAATCGCGACCCGAGCCCGGCCGAGCAGCTGCGCATCGTCCTCGATACCCGGGAGCCGGGCATCGCCGCCCGCCTGAGCCCGGCCGCCTTCGCGGCCGCGCTCGAGGCCTACATCTCCCCGGTGCTGGCCCATCCGCCCGACCTGTCCCCGGGCGCCGCGCGGGCAGTACGCGACCTGGCCGCACGCGGAGTGATCCTCGGCATCGTGTCCAATACCGGCCGCACGCCCGGGCTGATCCTGCGGCGCGTGCTCGAGCGCCACGGGCTGCTGCGCTACTTCGGTCCCATCTCGTACTCCGACGAGATCGGCGTGCGCAAGCCGGAGGCGGAGATCTTTCGCGTGACGCTCGCCGCCGCCGGGATGCGGCCCGGGCAGGCGCTGCACATCGGCGACAACCCCGACGCCGACGTGGTGGGCGCGCGGGGGATCGGCATGCGCGCGGCGCACTACACCGCCGGGTTCCGGCTCCCGTCGGCCGACGCCGATCTCATCGTTGCCGACCTCGAGATGCTCGCCGACGAGGTTTTTCGGGTTGCCCCCACCTGGGCCGCCGGGTAA
- a CDS encoding adenine phosphoribosyltransferase codes for MNLDELRAKIRDIKDFPTEGILFKDITTLLKDGPAWASVIDHLAARYHTSRVDLVVGVESRGFIFGGALAHQLKAGFVPVRKRGKLPARTIEEEYELEYGRDVLAIHEDAIAAGQRVLVVDDLLATGGTMAATLRLVERLGASVVGAAFLIELAFLKGRARLAGHRIDSLIVYD; via the coding sequence ATGAACCTGGACGAGCTCCGCGCAAAGATCCGCGACATCAAGGATTTTCCGACCGAAGGCATCCTCTTCAAGGACATCACCACGCTGCTGAAGGACGGCCCCGCCTGGGCCTCGGTGATCGACCACCTGGCCGCCCGCTACCACACCTCGCGGGTCGACCTGGTCGTGGGCGTGGAGTCGCGCGGCTTCATCTTCGGCGGGGCGCTCGCCCATCAGCTCAAGGCCGGCTTCGTGCCGGTGCGCAAGCGGGGCAAGCTCCCCGCGCGCACGATCGAGGAGGAGTACGAGCTGGAGTACGGTCGCGACGTGCTGGCCATCCACGAAGATGCGATCGCAGCGGGGCAGCGCGTGCTGGTGGTGGACGATCTGCTGGCCACCGGGGGCACGATGGCGGCCACGCTGCGACTCGTGGAGCGGCTGGGCGCGTCGGTGGTGGGCGCCGCCTTCCTGATCGAGCTGGCCTTTCTCAAGGGCCGCGCCCGTCTCGCCGGGCACCGGATCGACTCCCTGATCGTCTACGACTAG
- a CDS encoding 3-hydroxybutyryl-CoA dehydrogenase — protein MAIRNVGVLGCGLMGSGIAQVTAQAGFPTVVAEASQELLDRGLAGLRKSLDALVAKAKLDEKARDEVLGRIKGVVGVEGFRDCDLVIEAITENQPLKNETFARLDRICPPHALLASNTSSCNITAMAAATKRPGQVLGLHFFNPVPLMKLVEVVQTILTDEKSVLGAYEWVHAVGKVPVRAKDSTAFIVNRLLVPYLLDAIRVYEGGLASLEDIDQAMKLGCGYPMGPFTLLDLVGLDTTMYVAEVMFDEYREPRYAPPPLLKRMVMAGQLGRKSGKGFYDYSKK, from the coding sequence ATGGCAATCCGCAACGTCGGGGTGCTGGGCTGTGGGCTGATGGGGTCGGGGATCGCGCAGGTCACCGCGCAGGCGGGCTTCCCGACAGTGGTGGCCGAGGCCAGCCAGGAGCTGCTCGACCGCGGGCTGGCCGGCCTCCGCAAGAGTCTCGACGCCCTCGTGGCCAAGGCGAAGCTCGACGAGAAGGCGCGGGACGAGGTGCTCGGGCGGATCAAGGGTGTGGTCGGGGTCGAGGGCTTCCGCGACTGCGACCTCGTGATCGAGGCCATCACCGAGAATCAGCCGCTGAAGAACGAGACGTTCGCCAGGCTCGACCGTATCTGCCCGCCGCACGCCCTGCTGGCGTCGAATACCTCGTCGTGCAACATCACCGCGATGGCCGCCGCGACGAAGCGGCCGGGGCAGGTGCTGGGGCTGCACTTCTTCAACCCGGTGCCGCTGATGAAGCTGGTCGAGGTCGTGCAGACCATCCTCACCGACGAGAAGAGCGTGCTGGGGGCGTACGAGTGGGTGCACGCCGTCGGCAAGGTGCCGGTGCGGGCGAAGGACTCCACCGCGTTCATCGTCAACCGGCTGCTCGTGCCCTACCTGCTGGACGCGATCCGGGTCTACGAAGGTGGCCTGGCCTCGCTGGAGGACATCGACCAGGCGATGAAGCTCGGCTGCGGCTACCCGATGGGGCCCTTCACCCTGCTCGACCTGGTCGGCCTCGACACCACCATGTACGTGGCCGAGGTCATGTTCGACGAGTACCGGGAGCCCCGCTACGCCCCACCCCCGCTGCTCAAGCGCATGGTCATGGCCGGGCAGCTCGGTCGCAAATCCGGCAAGGGCTTCTACGATTACTCGAAGAAGTAG
- a CDS encoding acyl-CoA dehydrogenase family protein — MNNLYYLSEDQQAIRTLAREIARERIAPRAAHVDETGEYPHEQLKLLGQQGLMGLHIPEEYGGTAAGSLAFCLAAEEVAWACASTSTIFLVQNLGGYPIIFAGSEEQKRHYLPKLATGEMTAAFSLSEPGSGSDAAAMTCRAVRKGDRYVLNGSKMWVTNGSHAGVITVFVTSDPGKRAKAVTALLLEPGMKGFTVGKAERKLGIHGSPTVALHFSDCEVPVENRLGKEGDGFKIAMRTLEQSRPTIGAQAVGIAQAALDASVAYAKERRAFDQPIATFQGIQFMLADMAMAVHASRLVVHHAAALIDHGVSGTALEASAAKCLASDTAMKAATDAVQIFGGYGYTREFPVERFMRDAKITQIYEGTNQIQRVVIAQQLLGKA, encoded by the coding sequence ATGAACAATCTCTACTATCTGAGCGAGGACCAGCAGGCGATCCGTACGCTGGCGCGGGAGATCGCGCGCGAGCGTATCGCCCCGCGCGCCGCCCACGTGGACGAGACCGGCGAGTACCCGCACGAGCAGCTGAAGCTGCTGGGGCAGCAGGGCTTGATGGGGCTGCACATCCCCGAGGAGTACGGGGGCACGGCGGCGGGCTCGCTCGCCTTCTGCCTGGCCGCCGAGGAGGTGGCCTGGGCCTGTGCGTCGACGTCGACCATCTTCCTGGTGCAGAACCTGGGCGGCTACCCGATCATCTTCGCGGGCAGCGAGGAGCAGAAGCGGCACTACCTGCCGAAGCTGGCCACCGGGGAGATGACGGCGGCCTTCTCCCTCTCCGAGCCGGGATCGGGCTCGGACGCCGCCGCGATGACCTGTCGCGCCGTCCGCAAGGGCGACCGCTACGTGCTGAACGGCTCCAAGATGTGGGTGACCAACGGCTCCCACGCCGGCGTCATCACCGTGTTCGTGACCAGCGATCCGGGCAAGCGGGCCAAGGCGGTCACCGCGCTCCTGCTGGAGCCCGGCATGAAGGGGTTCACGGTCGGCAAGGCGGAGCGCAAGCTCGGCATCCACGGCTCGCCCACCGTGGCCTTGCACTTCAGCGACTGCGAGGTGCCGGTCGAGAACCGGCTGGGCAAGGAGGGCGACGGATTCAAGATCGCGATGCGGACGCTCGAGCAGTCGCGGCCCACCATCGGTGCGCAGGCCGTGGGCATCGCCCAGGCCGCGCTCGACGCCTCGGTGGCCTACGCCAAGGAGCGCCGCGCTTTCGACCAGCCCATCGCCACCTTCCAGGGCATCCAGTTCATGCTCGCCGACATGGCGATGGCCGTGCATGCGTCGCGACTGGTCGTCCACCACGCCGCCGCCCTGATCGACCACGGGGTGAGCGGGACGGCGCTGGAAGCCTCCGCGGCGAAGTGCCTGGCCTCGGACACCGCCATGAAGGCGGCGACCGATGCGGTCCAGATCTTCGGCGGGTACGGCTACACCCGTGAGTTCCCGGTCGAGCGGTTCATGCGCGACGCCAAGATCACCCAGATCTACGAGGGCACGAACCAGATCCAGCGCGTGGTCATCGCCCAGCAGCTGCTGGGCAAGGCCTGA